GTACAAAGTATGGTGCATAATAAAGGGTTATATTTGGATGAAACGGATATTTATAATTTCCATATAAGTGTAAAAACAAATATGTTAACGATTCTTGGTGGTATACCGGGTGTTGGGAAATCGCGTTTTGTGCAAACTTATGCAGAAGCATTAGGGTTACAGTATGGGGAAGAGTTGGTTTGGATTCCAATTTCGCCATCGTATCAAGAACCACATGATTTACTTGGTTACCTTCATCCAAATGGTACTTTTATTGAAAGTGAAACGAAGTTAGTTAGGACGTTAATGAAGGCGAAAGAAAATCCAAATCAACTGTATATAATCGTTTTTGATGAAATGAACATGTCTCATATTGAGCATTGGTTTACTCCGTTTCTATCTGTTCTTGAACTTGAAACAAAAAATCGTATTTTAAACTTGTATGAGGGTGTACAGGACATAGAGAGTTCAATTCCATCAACAATTGAAATTGGAGAAAATATTATATTTGTAGGTACTGTGAATTTTGATGAAACAACGAAAGAGCTCTCTGATCGATTATTAGACCGAACGAACCTAATAACGTTACAGAAAATTCCGTTTTGTGAGATGGGCCTGGAACAGGGGAAAGTCGTATTACATCCACCTTTGAAAGTAACAGCGGGAGAATTTCGGATAAATTGGATGAGAAATAAAGCGATGATTGAAGTATTTTCTGAAGAAGAATTAGAGCTATTAGATAAGTTGCATGTCGTATTGTCATCACATGACGCGTCTAAGGGAATTTCTTTCCGATGTGCAAATGCAATTGCGACTTATTTGCAAAACATACCGTTCCAAAATAACCATACCTATATGATCAGTAGAGAAGAGGGGTTTGATTTACAAATAAAGCAGCGTGTATTGACGAAAATCAGAGGGACCGAAATGATGGTTGGGCCTTTACTTTCTGAAGAAGCAAAAAGGGGGGCGACCTTAGTACCTCTTTTGCAATCTGCACTTGCTAACAGAGTATCTACATTTGAACACTCTTTAGCATATATACGAGAAAAACGTAGAGAACTGGAGTTGTATGGATATGCAAAATGAAGGGCGTTACGAAACAAAAATCGTTGATACGAATGAAACGCTCCCTTTTGTATTAAAGCTAATCATTGGAAATGAGGGGAAAGGAGATTATATTTTATTAAATCGTCTTTGTACATCTACTACAGCATTAGTTCAATGTATTTATAAAGTACAAGAATTAAAACCAATAAGATTGCAGTACAATTATGAAATCCCAATGAATATTACTTTTATATGGAATAAAGTATATGAGGGACAGAAAAATATAAAAGAGGCTCAATATGAAATAAATGAAAAAAAACAAAGAGTATTAATATATGAACATGGGAAAACAGAATTCTTTTATCCATGGCGCTGTGGTCTATACCATTTTGAAGTGCGTATAGAAGATACAACGTATTATGGCGCATTTCAAATCGTACCGAAAAATTTTTTTGATGATCAATTTGAAATGATTCAAGACTATGTGAAGTCAATTTTAAATGAGTTGATTTTGGATAGAGGTTACTATAAAAAGACTTTCTCTGCACTTAGCGATATTGAGGATTCTTCTTATTTAGTGTTACTTAGAAAGTTACCCCAAAAAATGAAAATGATAAAGCCAATTTTTAAGAAAATAGAATCAAGCTCAAAATTTATAAATGAATATAAATGGGAAGGAAAAGAGCGAAAGCCAACAAGAAAAGGAACTATAGTGGCAGAACGAAAACCTTATGCCAAACATTATAATCGTAAGTTTATGGAACAAAAAAATAGTAAGGAAAATGCATTTCTTAAATATAAAGCGATGCAATTTTATCATTATTTAATTGAAGCTAAAAGCTTTTTACGTCAAACAATTGAAATCTTAGAAAGAGAAAAAAAGAAAAAATCAGAAGAGTTTCAAGCTGTAAAAACGATTATACAAACAATTGAGCGTAATGGATCAGTAACCGATAGAGAGAAGCAAAAATATAAAAATATACATTTACTAAAAGAAGCCGATTTACGAAAGAGCTCAATGAAAATACAAGAATATAAAATATTGGCGCATATTGTACATGAAAATGTACAATACTTTCAAATGTTAATGCACTCTTCGTTTTGGAGGGAAGTTACTGAAACAAGTAATATGAACTTACATGATTTACCGATACCACATCAACAATTACTACATCATTTAGAAGTACTCCCGCAATATACGGATCAATCTCCATCGTTATTATTTGTTTATAAGCCAACGTTTTTAGTGTATGAATATTACGCTTTTTTTATCGTTATTTCAATTTTAGAGCAAATTGGTTTTGAGGCTAGAAACTCCATTCGTGAACAAATACAAGAACATTTTTATGTAGATGGATTACAAGATGGAACGACAGTAGTTTTAGAACGAGATGATATAAAGGTGCATGTCGCATTTAATGACTTAATTGAAACACATCCTCTTATTGCATTAAGTAAAGGTAGTAATTTTTACAATGGTGAGGATACGAAGAAGCCAGATATTCGCTTAGACTGTTATGTAAAAGAAGGTGGGAAATACGTATATAAATCTTCTATTATTATTGAAGTGAAGTATAGTCCAATGTACAATATTTTTCAGCATGTCGGAAATACGAAAGCAACTGAGCAAATGTATAAGTACTGGTCTATAAAGTATGTAGAAGAACAGGATGGAAAGCGAGTCTATTATCGAAGGTCAATTTATGAAGTCATTTGTGTATATCCAGGAAGCCATATGCATAGTAAAAAAATTGAGTCTGGATGCGGTGTTTTCTTGCAGTTATATCCATATAAGACGAAACAAGGGGAAGAGAAATTAGCTGGAAAACATGGGATGGTACAAATTTTTGAAAAATGGTTAAAAAGCATTAAGAAGTAAAAGAAATCCTTTTTCATAAAGGATTTCTTTAGATTAAGAAGAATTATATGCTGTATGGAAAGAAACATAATGTAATTTAGATTTGAAAAGTGATACAAATGTGTTATTAAAAGGAATGTGAGCGCGGGATAAAAGTCGATTAAATTGGAATCTAATTCATTTTGCAGAATAT
This genomic interval from Bacillus thuringiensis contains the following:
- a CDS encoding AAA family ATPase, which encodes MKLHKALQPSFIKRMYYMRFLGKFTKAEKEKSGENFFVQCLSPIPFTLQEQFANELYVFEGLCSNKKNEKIFSELKKRKLEKQLVMFRLYYERGNVYVELICTEEPKEIASSYKMIPAPKVTNNKKRESLERKLSNGYLSFLMPKFPKDFESPELLWHDGRLYGNISLKSSISSIAYFEQKRECKYINCSDWTKYVEIAVEDQLYFVSDHVYEHLQKRMHEEGKLVEVEDIKVQKDEWEWDERESSFLQYVQSMVHNKGLYLDETDIYNFHISVKTNMLTILGGIPGVGKSRFVQTYAEALGLQYGEELVWIPISPSYQEPHDLLGYLHPNGTFIESETKLVRTLMKAKENPNQLYIIVFDEMNMSHIEHWFTPFLSVLELETKNRILNLYEGVQDIESSIPSTIEIGENIIFVGTVNFDETTKELSDRLLDRTNLITLQKIPFCEMGLEQGKVVLHPPLKVTAGEFRINWMRNKAMIEVFSEEELELLDKLHVVLSSHDASKGISFRCANAIATYLQNIPFQNNHTYMISREEGFDLQIKQRVLTKIRGTEMMVGPLLSEEAKRGATLVPLLQSALANRVSTFEHSLAYIREKRRELELYGYAK